The Microbacterium horticulturae region ATCGCCGTAGCTGAAGCCGCCGGGCAGCACGAGCGCGTCGACGCCCTCGAGGTCGTGCGAGCCGTGCCAGAGCGCGACCGGCTCGGCGCCCGCGATGCGCACAGCGCGCTGGGCATCGCCGTCATCGAGCGAGCCCGGAAAGGTGATGACCCCGATGCGGACGGTCATTCCACGACCTCGATGCCCACGACGTCTTCGATCACGGCGTTCGAGAGCACTTCGTCGGCGACGCGCTTGGCTTCGGCGAGCACTGCGTCGGTGACGTCGCCGTCGACAGTGAGCTCGAAGCGCTTGCCGATGCGCACCGCGCTGAACGCGCTGTCGCCGATGCGGTTCAGGGCGCCGGCGACGGCCTTTCCCTGCGGATCGAGCAGTTCGGCCTTGGGCATGACGTCGACGACGATGGTGGGCATTGAGGGCTCCGGATGTCGCGGAAAAGGGTGCTCGACCAGTCTACGGGCCCGTGCCCCGCCGTTTCGCTGGGAGGCCGCCGGTCTCGCGCCGGCCTGCGTCGATCCGCGCGCCGCCTGGCCCGCGGCATCCACACCCCCCCGCTGCACCCTCACGGTCGAGCGCGCGACGTTACCGAACCGTGATGAAATCGTGGGAGCGCTCCCTTGACGCATGTGGGAGCGTTCCCATATCGTGGAGCGCACGTGAGTGGGAGCGCTCCCACAAGGACGCTCACAGGCAGACGCGCTTCCGCCCGCTCCTCCGCACCACCCGAAGAAACCGCACACCACAAAGGAGTGACATCGTGAAATCACGTGCACTGCGACGTACCGTCATCGTGACGGCCGCCGTGTCCACCGCTGCCCTTGCTCTCGCCGGCTGCGCCGGCAGCAGCAATGGGTCCGGTTCCGGTGACTCGAACGAGAAGATCACGCTGACCGTGACCACGTTCGGCACCATGGGGCTCGACTCGCTGTACAAGAAGTACGAGGACGCGCACCCGAACATCACCATCAAGGCCACCAACATCGACACCGGCGGCAACGCGCTGACCGACTGGCAGACCAAGCAGGCCGCCGGCGCGGGCCTGCCCGACGTGCAGTCGGTCGAAGAGGGCTGGCTCGGCCAGGTCATGCTGGTGAGCAACACCTTCACTGATCTGCGCGACTACGGCGCCGACAAGATCAAGGATCGCTGGGTGCCCTACAAGGTCGACGAGGCCACCGACAAGGATGGCCGCATCATCGGCTACGGCACCGACATCGGTCCCGAGGGTCTCTGCTACAACCGCAAGCTCTTCGAAGCCGCGGGTCTGCCCACCGACCGTGACGCGGTGGCCGAGCTGTTCGGCGGCGCCAACGCGACCTGGGAGGACTACTTCAAGATCGGCAAGCAGTACCACGAGAAGACCGGCAAGGCCTGGTACGACCAGTCCGGCTTCGT contains the following coding sequences:
- the purS gene encoding phosphoribosylformylglycinamidine synthase subunit PurS produces the protein MPTIVVDVMPKAELLDPQGKAVAGALNRIGDSAFSAVRIGKRFELTVDGDVTDAVLAEAKRVADEVLSNAVIEDVVGIEVVE